From a single Gavia stellata isolate bGavSte3 chromosome 5, bGavSte3.hap2, whole genome shotgun sequence genomic region:
- the CBR4 gene encoding 3-oxoacyl-[acyl-carrier-protein] reductase, producing the protein MGKVCAIFGGSRGIGKAVAELLAQKGCRLAIIARNLEVAQTTARNLGAGHLALSCDVSSEQEVQNTFEEMQRNLGPVNYLVNAAGINRDGLLLRTKTEDMLAQMHTNLLGTMLTCKAAVKSMIQQQGGAIVNIGSIVGLKGNSGQSVYSATKAGLVGFSRSLAKEVAKKQIRVNVVAPGFIHTEMTAHLEEDQLKKAILLGRFGEPREVAQAVVFLLESPYVTGSILVVDGGLQLMT; encoded by the exons ATGGGCAAGGTATGCGCCATTTTTGGAGGATCCCGAGGAATAGGAAAAGCTGTTGCAGAATTACTGGCACAGAAAGGCTGCCGCCTGGCGATTATTGCTAGAAATCTGGAAGTAGCCCAAACCACTGCACGTAATCTTGGTG CAGGACATCTGGCACTTAGCTGTGATGTATCCAGCGAACAAGAAGTCCAAAATACTTTTGAGGAGATGCAGAGGAATTTAGGTCCTGTTAACTACTTGGTTAATGCAGCTGGGATCAACAG GGATGGTTTGTTACTCAGAACCAAGACTGAAGATATGTTAGCCCAGATGCACACTAACCTTTTGGGAACAATGTTGACATGCAAAGCTGCTGTAAAAAGTATGATTCAACAACAAGGAGGTGCTATTGTCAATATAG GAAGTATTGTAGGACTTAAAGGCAACTCTGGTCAAAGTGTATACAGTGCAACCAAAGCAGGATTAGTTGGATTTTCACGCTCTCTTGCTAAAGAAGtagcaaaaaagcaaattcGAGTCAACGTGGTTGCTCCAG GCTTTATTCACACAGAGATGACTGCTCATTTGGAAGAAGATCAGTTGAAGAAAGCAATTCTACTTGGAAGATTTGGAGAGCCTCGTGAAGTTGCACAAGCTGTTGTCTTTCTTCTAGAGTCCCCTTATGTTACGGGGAGTATTCTAGTTGTAGATGGAGGCTTGCAGCTTATGACTTAA